The following are encoded together in the Streptomyces sp. NBC_01465 genome:
- a CDS encoding serine protease, producing MGRGDRETLVRICDLAGRPRGTGFVADDRGTVVTSHEAVDGLSRVVLHADGQRTFLAEAGDVTSLPELGLALLRTDGLGVRPLPIAVREAGVEAGTYVRIAAHGWREARILGEAEVTYTATDRFHLLGAALELAVGTDGSNALRLGGEAAGGPVLDAVTGAVLGVIGTALEAGRSAAGFAVPLRGAGLGELLRRNGAVVPAYGRDLNLAGVLELTATSVGAVDVRLDVVERPDVVRELDSFAGLVLGVVGDPGSGRTTELGALAARRARGAEPAPTLWLRGADLRAGDASVADAVARTLQQAGRIVAPGGLGAATPEGVARLAADAGQPLLVLLDGPEEMAPVLAHRMADWAAGTASWLRAHRVRMVVACRPEHWEQASALYPEGAADVVRIGDLTAAEAERARVRNGIPDGALAPADAAHPLALRLLAEVREALPEGAEGCPSREEIFTAHLDLMCLRIAVRIAAGAGPALRGSAVRRLAARVSGRVHEAARRCLGPGQGELDREAFEELFPWRTGWASAVLTEGLITPAGTGYRFAHEELADWIQGEHLDVDGALRALVHRWHEGKGPTDPTVRLPSRPGPSDAPVPGARDASRALPVPRHRIGPVIRALLVLGRERGPAELGRRLGELLEAVDRLAPPPAEIRLPQQTPAPERVPAPTGELHVRLDDARWWAVHLLAEVLLRLSDAEEQRAVLRRLADRIAVSGEHPGAYGLFGPGFWERVAIGDEVRLDLLRRLVPVDGVPGDEPGRDRYLDAVARRLVAAPRFVQVLLCGWFADERALPASPGADVLPTVARAAQALLYARRRLAVDDLTEALAAASHPRADELLAALAEDETPALCRAVDRWAHDDRPARRAAAAVHGLLVAPHVTTEADRELLRYAALALLGRTADTDLHGPALALLVTDPATRTRYLPRALLLLSSGRLPASAAAVALATHPDQVLAAFRARLDEPGDGAGEVLRALAEVDTPALARRAADLVREYVDRHPEGAAHAAAFVDRRFEHGPAARAVLFPLVTGMLRGHPPQVRAALAPVLAAPGSRVSRAMRAELVDVLLDHERYAGCDHTVLDALLQAAAQGSPHRSEPRTRDLVHRTGLLLVRTPEGASCFDRRLVELAEEVPGFAAQIVDWFADAPDEWAAVIGPSARRTVESLGGPMPMRAGTAGHGSLRPA from the coding sequence ATGGGACGCGGGGACCGGGAGACGCTGGTACGCATCTGCGATCTGGCGGGGCGCCCGCGCGGCACCGGCTTCGTCGCGGACGACCGGGGCACGGTGGTGACCAGTCATGAGGCCGTCGACGGGCTGAGCAGGGTCGTGCTGCACGCGGACGGGCAGCGGACCTTCCTCGCCGAGGCCGGGGACGTGACCTCGTTGCCGGAGCTCGGTCTTGCATTGCTGCGGACCGATGGGCTCGGGGTGCGGCCGCTGCCGATCGCCGTACGGGAGGCGGGGGTCGAGGCGGGGACGTATGTGCGGATCGCCGCGCACGGGTGGCGCGAGGCGCGGATCCTGGGCGAGGCGGAGGTCACGTACACCGCGACGGACCGCTTCCATCTGCTGGGCGCCGCACTGGAGTTGGCGGTCGGTACGGATGGCAGCAATGCGCTGCGGCTCGGCGGGGAGGCGGCCGGGGGGCCGGTTCTGGACGCCGTCACGGGGGCCGTGCTCGGGGTGATCGGGACCGCGCTGGAGGCGGGGCGGTCGGCGGCGGGGTTCGCGGTGCCGTTGCGCGGGGCGGGGCTCGGGGAGCTGCTGCGGCGGAACGGGGCGGTCGTGCCGGCGTACGGGCGCGATCTGAATCTGGCGGGGGTGCTGGAGCTGACGGCCACCTCGGTGGGGGCGGTCGACGTGCGGCTGGACGTGGTCGAACGACCGGATGTCGTACGGGAGTTGGACTCCTTCGCCGGGCTGGTCCTCGGCGTCGTCGGGGATCCGGGCAGTGGTCGTACGACAGAACTCGGCGCGCTCGCCGCACGGCGGGCCCGGGGCGCCGAGCCCGCGCCGACGCTCTGGCTGCGCGGCGCCGATCTGCGCGCCGGGGACGCGTCGGTCGCCGACGCGGTGGCCCGTACCCTCCAACAGGCCGGGCGGATCGTCGCCCCGGGCGGTCTGGGGGCGGCCACGCCCGAGGGGGTCGCACGTCTCGCGGCGGACGCGGGCCAGCCCCTGCTCGTGCTGCTCGACGGGCCCGAGGAGATGGCGCCCGTACTGGCACACCGGATGGCCGACTGGGCGGCGGGGACGGCGAGTTGGCTGCGGGCGCACCGGGTGCGGATGGTTGTCGCGTGCCGTCCCGAGCACTGGGAGCAGGCGTCCGCGCTCTATCCGGAGGGAGCGGCGGACGTCGTACGGATCGGGGATCTGACGGCGGCGGAGGCGGAGCGTGCGCGCGTACGGAACGGAATCCCGGACGGCGCCCTCGCGCCCGCCGACGCGGCGCACCCCCTCGCCCTGCGGCTCCTCGCGGAGGTGCGCGAGGCGCTCCCGGAGGGGGCGGAGGGCTGCCCGTCCCGCGAGGAGATCTTCACCGCGCACCTGGACCTGATGTGCCTGCGGATCGCGGTCCGCATCGCGGCCGGGGCTGGGCCCGCGCTGCGGGGGAGCGCGGTGCGGAGGCTGGCGGCGCGGGTGTCGGGGCGGGTGCACGAGGCGGCGCGGCGGTGTCTGGGGCCGGGGCAGGGGGAGTTGGACCGCGAGGCCTTCGAGGAGCTGTTCCCGTGGCGTACGGGCTGGGCGTCGGCGGTACTCACCGAGGGGTTGATCACCCCGGCGGGCACCGGCTACCGCTTCGCGCACGAGGAGCTGGCCGACTGGATCCAGGGCGAACACCTGGACGTGGACGGGGCGTTGAGGGCGCTGGTCCACCGCTGGCACGAGGGCAAGGGCCCGACGGACCCGACGGTACGGCTCCCCTCCCGCCCCGGCCCGAGCGACGCACCGGTACCAGGCGCACGCGACGCCTCCCGCGCCCTGCCGGTACCCCGCCACCGGATCGGCCCGGTGATCCGCGCGCTGCTCGTGCTGGGCCGGGAGCGGGGACCGGCTGAACTGGGCCGCAGGCTGGGGGAGTTGTTGGAGGCCGTGGACCGGCTGGCGCCCCCTCCGGCGGAGATCCGGCTCCCGCAGCAGACCCCCGCGCCGGAACGAGTCCCCGCACCCACAGGGGAGCTCCATGTCCGCCTCGACGACGCGCGCTGGTGGGCCGTGCATCTCCTTGCCGAGGTGCTGCTGCGGTTGTCCGACGCCGAGGAGCAGCGTGCCGTGCTGCGGCGGCTGGCCGACCGGATTGCCGTGAGCGGCGAACACCCCGGCGCCTACGGGCTGTTCGGGCCCGGCTTCTGGGAGCGGGTCGCCATCGGCGACGAGGTGCGCCTCGATCTGCTGCGGCGGCTCGTGCCGGTCGACGGGGTTCCCGGGGACGAGCCGGGGCGGGACCGGTATCTCGATGCCGTTGCGCGGCGGCTCGTGGCGGCGCCCCGCTTTGTGCAGGTGCTGCTCTGTGGGTGGTTCGCCGACGAGCGGGCGCTGCCCGCCTCCCCGGGGGCAGACGTGCTGCCCACCGTCGCACGTGCCGCGCAGGCGCTGCTCTACGCCCGGCGGCGCCTCGCCGTGGACGATCTCACCGAGGCCCTCGCCGCCGCCTCGCACCCCCGCGCCGACGAACTCCTCGCCGCGCTCGCCGAGGACGAGACCCCCGCCCTCTGCCGGGCCGTCGACCGCTGGGCCCACGACGACCGCCCCGCCCGCCGGGCCGCCGCTGCCGTCCACGGTCTCCTCGTCGCCCCGCACGTCACCACCGAAGCCGACCGCGAGCTGCTGCGGTACGCCGCCCTCGCCCTCCTCGGGCGTACCGCCGACACCGACCTCCACGGGCCCGCGCTCGCCCTCCTCGTGACCGACCCGGCGACCCGGACCCGCTATCTGCCCCGCGCCCTGCTCCTCCTCTCCTCCGGCCGGCTCCCCGCCTCCGCCGCAGCCGTCGCGCTCGCCACCCACCCGGACCAGGTCCTCGCCGCCTTCCGGGCCCGGCTGGACGAGCCCGGCGACGGCGCGGGCGAGGTGCTGCGGGCGCTCGCCGAGGTGGACACCCCCGCGCTCGCGCGCCGGGCCGCCGACCTCGTACGCGAGTACGTCGACCGCCACCCGGAGGGCGCAGCCCATGCCGCCGCCTTCGTCGACCGGCGCTTCGAGCACGGGCCCGCCGCCAGGGCCGTCCTCTTTCCGCTGGTCACCGGGATGCTGCGGGGCCATCCGCCCCAGGTCCGGGCCGCCCTGGCGCCCGTCCTCGCCGCGCCCGGCAGTCGGGTCTCGCGGGCGATGCGGGCCGAGCTCGTGGACGTACTCCTCGATCACGAGCGGTACGCGGGCTGCGACCACACCGTTCTGGACGCCCTGCTGCAGGCCGCCGCCCAGGGATCACCGCACCGCTCCGAGCCCCGGACCCGGGACCTCGTCCACCGCACCGGGCTCCTCCTGGTCCGTACGCCCGAAGGCGCCTCCTGTTTCGATCGACGCCTGGTGGAGCTGGCGGAGGAGGTCCCCGGATTCGCCGCGCAGATCGTGGACTGGTTCGCCGACGCCCCTGATGAATGGGCCGCCGTCATCGGACCGAGCGCCCGCAGAACGGTCGAGTCGCTCGGCGGACCCATGCCGATGCGGGCCGGGACGGCCGGGCATGGCAGTCTTAGACCTGCGTGA
- the rbfA gene encoding 30S ribosome-binding factor RbfA, translating into MADNARAKKLADLIRKVIAEKLQRGIKDPRLGTHVTITDTRVTGDLQEATVFYTVYGDDEDRASAAAGLESAKGILRSAVGAAAGTKFTPTLTFIADALPDNAKAIEDLLDKARAQDAKVREASSGATYAGDADPYKAPGEDDAAE; encoded by the coding sequence GTGGCCGACAACGCGCGGGCGAAGAAGCTGGCGGACCTCATCCGCAAGGTGATCGCCGAGAAGCTGCAGCGCGGCATCAAGGACCCGCGTCTGGGCACGCATGTGACCATCACGGACACACGGGTCACCGGCGATCTGCAGGAGGCCACGGTCTTCTACACGGTCTACGGCGACGACGAGGACCGGGCCAGTGCGGCAGCGGGCCTGGAGAGCGCCAAGGGCATCCTGCGCTCGGCCGTGGGCGCGGCGGCGGGGACCAAGTTCACCCCGACCCTGACGTTCATCGCCGACGCACTGCCCGACAACGCCAAGGCGATCGAGGACCTCCTCGACAAGGCACGGGCCCAGGACGCCAAGGTGCGCGAGGCGTCCTCGGGCGCCACGTACGCCGGCGACGCCGACCCGTACAAGGCCCCGGGCGAGGACGACGCCGCAGAATGA
- a CDS encoding MFS transporter: MTTTCTQRGLPWGALLALATAAFMGILTEALPAGVLPAMSHDLGVGQPAMGQALTVYAIASSVTAIPLSMATATWRRKPLLLGAMVTFALANTVTAVSADYLVTMVARFVAGVGAGFVWALLVGYARKLAPAHLQGRAIAITMSGVPLALSLGIPVGTLLGGVLGWRPTFGLVTVLAVGLVGWIYVAVPDFPGQGAESREPVLRALGRPGVVAVLFVVAAYVLAHNILYTYIATFLDAYGMGDSVDVVLLVFGVASIVSILVVGARADSLLRVLTIAAVVLFGAGAALLAVLADHSGAVYVAVTLWGLGWGGVGALLQTAVTDAGGDSAQALLVTVWNGFMAVGGAVGGLLLSWFGPMSFPWSVIVLLVAVLGVVVRARERGFPAERPGVVGVRVESRT; this comes from the coding sequence ATGACAACAACCTGCACACAACGCGGGCTGCCCTGGGGTGCGTTGCTCGCGCTCGCCACCGCGGCCTTCATGGGAATCCTGACCGAGGCGCTGCCCGCCGGGGTTCTGCCTGCGATGAGCCACGACCTCGGGGTCGGCCAGCCGGCCATGGGGCAGGCGCTCACTGTTTATGCCATTGCCTCGTCCGTTACTGCGATCCCCTTGTCCATGGCCACCGCGACCTGGCGGCGCAAGCCGCTGCTGCTGGGTGCGATGGTGACGTTCGCCTTGGCCAATACGGTCACGGCTGTTTCGGCGGACTATCTGGTGACGATGGTGGCCCGGTTCGTCGCGGGGGTCGGCGCCGGTTTCGTATGGGCGCTTCTTGTCGGGTACGCACGGAAGTTGGCGCCCGCCCATCTGCAGGGCAGGGCGATCGCGATCACCATGTCGGGGGTTCCGCTGGCTCTGTCGCTGGGCATTCCCGTGGGCACGCTGCTGGGGGGAGTGCTGGGCTGGCGGCCGACGTTCGGGCTGGTGACCGTTCTTGCTGTCGGGCTGGTGGGGTGGATCTACGTGGCCGTCCCGGACTTTCCCGGGCAGGGGGCGGAGAGCCGGGAGCCGGTGCTGCGGGCGCTGGGCCGGCCGGGGGTGGTGGCGGTGCTGTTCGTGGTGGCGGCGTATGTGCTGGCGCACAACATCCTTTACACGTACATTGCCACGTTCCTCGACGCGTACGGGATGGGGGACTCCGTGGATGTGGTGCTGCTCGTCTTCGGCGTCGCGTCGATCGTGAGCATCCTGGTCGTCGGGGCGCGGGCCGACAGCTTGTTGAGGGTTCTGACGATCGCTGCTGTGGTGCTGTTTGGCGCCGGGGCTGCGCTGCTTGCGGTGCTGGCCGACCATTCCGGCGCGGTGTACGTCGCCGTGACGCTGTGGGGGCTCGGCTGGGGAGGTGTGGGCGCGCTGCTGCAGACCGCGGTGACCGACGCGGGGGGCGACTCGGCTCAGGCCTTGCTGGTGACCGTGTGGAACGGGTTCATGGCGGTGGGCGGGGCGGTTGGGGGCCTGTTGCTGAGTTGGTTCGGGCCGATGTCGTTCCCGTGGAGCGTGATCGTGCTCCTGGTGGCGGTGCTGGGTGTGGTCGTTCGGGCTCGGGAGCGGGGGTTTCCTGCGGAACGGCCGGGGGTTGTCGGCGTCAGGGTTGAGTCGCGTACGTGA
- a CDS encoding bifunctional riboflavin kinase/FAD synthetase, producing the protein MQRWRGLEDIPQDWGRSVVTIGSYDGVHRGHQLIMGRAVQRARELGIPSVVVTFDPHPSEVVRPGTHPPLLAPHHRRAELMEELGVDALLILPFTAEFSKLSPADFVVKVLVDKLHARLVVEGPNFRFGHKAAGNVAFLAETGETYDFEVEVIDLFVSGDAGGGEPFSSTLTRRLIAEGDLTGAREILGRPHSVEGVVVHGAKRGRELGYPTANVETLPHSAIPADGVYAGWLTADGERMPAAISVGTNPQFDGVMRTVEAYAIDRVGLDLYGMHVAVDFLAYVRGQEKFDSIESLLVAIAADVKRSTELVEAYEA; encoded by the coding sequence GTGCAGCGCTGGCGTGGCTTGGAGGACATCCCCCAGGACTGGGGACGCAGCGTCGTCACCATCGGCTCCTACGACGGCGTGCACCGCGGGCATCAGCTGATCATGGGGCGTGCCGTGCAGCGCGCCCGTGAGCTGGGCATTCCCTCGGTCGTCGTCACCTTCGACCCGCACCCCAGCGAGGTCGTGCGCCCCGGCACACACCCCCCGCTGCTCGCCCCGCACCACCGGCGCGCGGAGCTGATGGAGGAGCTGGGCGTCGACGCGCTGCTGATCCTCCCCTTCACCGCCGAGTTCTCGAAGCTGTCGCCCGCCGACTTCGTCGTGAAGGTGCTCGTCGACAAGCTGCACGCGCGGCTCGTCGTCGAGGGCCCCAACTTCCGCTTCGGGCACAAGGCCGCAGGCAATGTGGCGTTCCTGGCCGAGACCGGCGAGACGTACGACTTCGAGGTCGAGGTCATCGACCTGTTCGTGAGCGGGGACGCGGGCGGCGGCGAGCCCTTCTCGTCGACGCTCACCCGCCGCCTCATCGCCGAGGGCGATCTGACGGGCGCACGCGAGATCCTGGGCCGCCCGCACAGCGTCGAGGGCGTCGTCGTGCACGGCGCGAAGCGCGGCCGCGAGCTGGGCTACCCGACGGCGAACGTCGAGACGCTGCCGCACTCCGCGATCCCGGCCGACGGGGTCTACGCGGGCTGGCTGACGGCGGACGGCGAGCGGATGCCCGCGGCGATCTCTGTGGGGACGAACCCGCAGTTCGACGGCGTGATGCGGACGGTCGAGGCGTACGCGATCGACCGGGTGGGTCTTGATCTGTACGGGATGCACGTGGCCGTGGACTTCCTGGCGTACGTGCGCGGGCAGGAGAAGTTCGACTCCATCGAGTCGCTGCTCGTCGCGATTGCGGCGGACGTGAAGCGGTCGACGGAGCTGGTGGAGGCGTACGAGGCGTAG
- a CDS encoding DUF503 domain-containing protein — MYVGTLSFDLLLGDVRSLKEKRSVVRPIVAELHRKFAVSVAEVGDQDLHRRAEIGVAMVSGETGHLKEVLDRCERLVAARPEVELLSVRRRLHGDEDD, encoded by the coding sequence ATGTATGTGGGGACTCTGTCCTTCGATCTGCTCCTCGGCGACGTACGGTCGCTGAAGGAGAAACGCTCCGTCGTCCGGCCGATCGTGGCCGAGCTCCACCGCAAGTTCGCGGTGAGCGTGGCCGAAGTCGGCGACCAGGATCTCCATCGCAGGGCCGAGATCGGTGTGGCGATGGTGTCCGGGGAGACGGGGCATCTCAAAGAAGTACTCGACCGGTGCGAGCGACTCGTCGCCGCCCGGCCGGAGGTGGAGCTGCTGTCCGTCAGGCGGCGGCTGCACGGCGACGAAGACGATTAG
- the truB gene encoding tRNA pseudouridine(55) synthase TruB, with translation MSQQSTMKTPDGLVIVDKPSGFTSHDVVAKMRGIAKTRRVGHAGTLDPMATGVLVLGVERATKLLGHLALTEKEYLGTIRLGQDTITDDAEGEIISSTDASGVTREGIDAGVAKLTGAIMQVPSKVSAIKIDGKRSYARVRGGEEFEIPARPVTVSQFTVYDVREATAEDGTPVVDLVVSVVCSSGTYIRALARDLGAGLGVGGHLTALRRTRVGPYKLDVAKTLDQLQEELTVMPVAEAATAAFPRWDVDEKRAGLLLNGVRIEMPAYPPGPVAVFGPDGTFLVLVEDQNGKAKSLAVFA, from the coding sequence ATGAGCCAGCAGAGCACCATGAAGACGCCGGACGGCCTTGTCATCGTCGACAAGCCGTCCGGCTTCACTTCGCACGACGTCGTGGCCAAGATGCGCGGGATCGCCAAGACCCGCCGCGTGGGCCACGCCGGCACCCTCGACCCGATGGCCACGGGCGTGCTCGTCCTCGGCGTCGAGCGCGCCACCAAGCTGCTCGGGCACCTCGCGCTGACCGAGAAGGAGTACCTCGGTACGATCCGCCTCGGCCAGGACACGATCACCGACGACGCCGAGGGCGAGATCATCTCCTCCACGGACGCCTCGGGGGTCACCCGTGAGGGCATCGACGCGGGGGTCGCGAAACTGACCGGCGCCATCATGCAGGTGCCGTCCAAGGTCAGCGCCATCAAGATCGACGGCAAGCGGTCGTACGCGCGGGTGCGCGGCGGCGAGGAGTTCGAGATCCCCGCCCGCCCGGTCACCGTCTCGCAGTTCACGGTGTACGACGTCCGTGAGGCCACCGCCGAGGACGGCACTCCCGTCGTCGACCTGGTCGTCTCCGTCGTCTGCTCCTCGGGTACGTACATCCGCGCCCTCGCCCGCGACCTGGGCGCCGGGCTCGGTGTGGGCGGGCATCTGACGGCCCTGCGCCGCACGCGCGTCGGTCCGTACAAGCTCGATGTCGCCAAGACCCTGGACCAGCTCCAGGAGGAGCTGACCGTCATGCCCGTCGCGGAGGCCGCCACGGCCGCCTTCCCGCGCTGGGACGTCGACGAGAAGCGGGCGGGGCTGCTGCTCAACGGGGTGCGCATCGAGATGCCGGCGTATCCGCCGGGTCCGGTGGCGGTCTTCGGACCCGACGGAACCTTCCTGGTTCTCGTTGAGGACCAGAACGGCAAGGCCAAGAGTCTCGCCGTCTTCGCATAG
- a CDS encoding MerR family transcriptional regulator has product MRIGQLSELTGTSRRLLRYYEEQDLIASTRAANGYRDYGDEYVDKVLQIRGLLDAGLPTRVIRQILPCLNSPRTISISDATPETIATLEQELNSMSERIRCLVRNRDAITSYLDDVRDATARQAA; this is encoded by the coding sequence ATGCGTATCGGGCAGCTGTCCGAGCTCACCGGAACGTCCCGCAGGCTGCTGCGCTACTACGAGGAACAGGACCTGATCGCGTCCACGCGCGCCGCGAACGGCTACCGCGACTACGGCGACGAGTACGTCGACAAGGTGCTGCAGATCAGAGGCCTCCTCGACGCCGGGCTCCCCACCCGGGTCATCCGGCAGATCCTGCCGTGCCTCAACAGCCCCCGGACCATCAGCATCTCGGACGCGACACCGGAGACGATCGCCACGCTGGAACAGGAGCTGAACAGCATGAGCGAGCGCATCCGCTGCCTCGTACGCAACAGGGACGCCATCACCAGCTACCTGGACGACGTACGCGACGCCACCGCACGCCAGGCCGCCTGA
- the infB gene encoding translation initiation factor IF-2: protein MAKVRVYELAKEFGVESKVVMAKLQELGEFVRSASSTIEAPVVRKLTDALQGPGGNAGKSAAKPGAPRKATPSKPAAPSPAAAARPAAPKPGAPAPKPAAAEAPEVSTPAPSTPAAAPSTPAAAGPRPGPKPAAAKPAPVTPVPAAEFSAPAPAQPAAAPQQQAPRPAGATPGPRPAPARPAPAGGQRDGGQGGARGGERGGDRPARPAGQGAPRPGGARPAGPRPGNNPFTSGGSTGMARPGAPRPQGAPRPGGDRPGGDRSGAPRPQGGPGGAPRPQGQGGPGRPSPGGMPRPQGGAPRPGGAPGGNRPNPGMMPQRPAAAPRPGGGPGGRGPGGGPGRPGGAGGAGRPAGGGFQGRPAGPGGGGRPGGGGGFGGRPGGGGAPGGGGGFGGRPGFGGRPGGPGARGGTQGAFGRPGGPARRGRKSKRQRRQEYESMQAPSVGGVMLPRGNGQSVRLSRGASLTDFAEKINANPASLVGVMMNLGEMVTATQSVPDETLRLLADEMNFVLEIVSPEEEDRELLESFDIEFGEDEGGEEALVSRPPVVTVMGHVDHGKTRLLDAIRKTNVVAGEAGGITQHIGAYQVATEVNGEDRKITFIDTPGHEAFTAMRARGAKSTDIAILVVAANDGVMPQTIEALNHAKAANVPIVVAVNKIDVEGADPTKVRGQLTEFGLVAEEYGGDTMFVDISAKQGLNIESLLEAVVLTADASLDLRANPEQDAQGIAIESHLDKGRGAVATVLVQRGTLRVGDTMVVGDAYGRVRAMLDDKGENVEEAGPSTPVLVLGLTNVPGAGDNFLVVDEDRTARQIAEKRAARERNVRFARKGVRFSLENLDEALKAGLVQELNLIIKGDASGSVEALEASLLQLDVGEEVDIRVLHRGVGAVTESDIDLATGSDAIVIGFNVRAAGRAAQMADREGVDVRYYSVIYQAIEEIEAALKGMLKPEYEEVELGTAEIREIFRSSKLGNIAGVLVRSGEVKRNTKARLLRDGKVISENLNITGLRRFKDDVTEIREGFEGGINLGNFNDIKIDDVIATYEMREKPRG, encoded by the coding sequence GTGGCTAAGGTCCGGGTATACGAACTCGCCAAGGAGTTCGGGGTTGAGAGCAAGGTCGTCATGGCCAAGCTCCAAGAACTCGGTGAATTCGTACGTTCGGCGTCCTCGACGATCGAGGCGCCGGTTGTACGCAAGTTGACTGACGCACTGCAGGGGCCCGGCGGCAACGCCGGCAAGTCCGCTGCAAAGCCCGGCGCGCCCCGCAAGGCGACGCCCTCGAAGCCCGCAGCGCCCTCCCCGGCGGCTGCGGCACGTCCTGCTGCCCCGAAGCCCGGCGCACCGGCTCCCAAGCCGGCCGCCGCCGAGGCCCCCGAGGTCAGCACCCCCGCGCCCAGCACCCCTGCTGCGGCGCCTTCCACGCCGGCGGCTGCCGGTCCGCGTCCGGGCCCCAAGCCCGCCGCGGCCAAGCCCGCCCCGGTGACTCCGGTCCCGGCCGCCGAGTTCTCGGCTCCGGCTCCGGCCCAGCCCGCCGCTGCCCCGCAGCAGCAGGCCCCGCGTCCCGCGGGTGCCACCCCCGGCCCGCGCCCCGCGCCCGCCCGTCCGGCTCCGGCCGGCGGTCAGCGTGACGGCGGCCAGGGCGGCGCACGTGGTGGCGAGCGCGGCGGCGACCGTCCCGCGCGTCCCGCAGGCCAGGGCGCCCCGCGTCCCGGCGGCGCACGTCCGGCCGGTCCCCGTCCGGGCAACAACCCCTTCACCTCCGGTGGCTCCACGGGCATGGCCCGTCCGGGCGCGCCTCGTCCCCAGGGCGCCCCGCGTCCCGGCGGCGACCGCCCCGGTGGCGACCGTTCCGGCGCTCCGCGCCCGCAGGGCGGCCCCGGTGGCGCCCCGCGTCCGCAGGGTCAGGGCGGCCCCGGCCGTCCGAGCCCGGGTGGCATGCCCCGTCCGCAGGGCGGCGCCCCGCGTCCGGGTGGTGCTCCGGGCGGTAACCGTCCGAACCCCGGCATGATGCCGCAGCGTCCCGCTGCAGCTCCCCGTCCCGGCGGCGGCCCCGGTGGCCGTGGTCCCGGTGGCGGTCCCGGCCGTCCCGGTGGCGCAGGCGGCGCAGGCCGTCCGGCCGGCGGTGGCTTCCAGGGTCGTCCGGCAGGTCCGGGCGGCGGCGGTCGTCCCGGTGGCGGCGGCGGCTTCGGCGGTCGTCCGGGTGGCGGTGGCGCTCCCGGCGGTGGCGGCGGCTTCGGCGGTCGTCCCGGCTTCGGTGGACGTCCCGGCGGTCCCGGTGCCCGTGGTGGCACACAGGGTGCCTTCGGCCGTCCCGGCGGGCCCGCCCGTCGTGGCCGTAAGTCGAAGCGCCAGAGGCGCCAGGAATACGAGTCGATGCAGGCTCCGTCGGTGGGCGGCGTCATGCTGCCCCGTGGCAACGGACAGTCCGTCCGTCTGTCCCGCGGTGCTTCGCTGACCGACTTCGCCGAGAAGATCAACGCCAACCCGGCGTCGCTCGTCGGCGTGATGATGAACCTCGGCGAGATGGTCACGGCCACTCAGTCGGTCCCCGACGAGACGCTGCGGCTTCTCGCGGACGAGATGAACTTCGTCCTGGAGATCGTCAGCCCCGAGGAGGAGGACCGCGAGCTGCTCGAGTCCTTCGACATCGAGTTCGGCGAGGACGAGGGCGGCGAAGAGGCTCTGGTCTCGCGTCCGCCGGTCGTGACCGTCATGGGTCACGTCGACCACGGTAAGACCCGACTTCTGGACGCGATCCGCAAGACGAACGTCGTTGCGGGCGAGGCCGGCGGTATTACGCAGCACATCGGTGCGTACCAGGTCGCCACCGAGGTCAACGGTGAAGACCGCAAGATCACCTTCATCGACACCCCGGGTCACGAGGCGTTCACCGCCATGCGTGCCCGTGGTGCCAAGTCCACCGACATCGCGATCCTCGTGGTGGCGGCGAACGACGGTGTGATGCCCCAGACGATCGAGGCGCTGAACCACGCCAAGGCGGCCAACGTGCCGATCGTGGTCGCGGTCAACAAGATCGACGTCGAGGGCGCGGACCCGACCAAGGTGCGCGGTCAGCTCACCGAGTTCGGTCTGGTGGCCGAGGAGTACGGCGGCGACACGATGTTCGTCGACATCTCCGCCAAGCAGGGCCTCAACATCGAGTCCCTCCTGGAGGCCGTCGTCCTCACCGCCGACGCCTCGCTCGACCTGCGGGCCAACCCGGAGCAGGACGCACAGGGCATCGCGATCGAGTCCCACCTGGACAAGGGCCGCGGCGCCGTCGCGACCGTCCTCGTCCAGCGCGGAACGCTGCGGGTCGGCGACACGATGGTCGTGGGCGACGCCTACGGCCGAGTGCGCGCCATGCTCGACGACAAGGGCGAGAACGTGGAAGAGGCGGGTCCCTCGACTCCGGTCCTCGTCCTCGGTCTCACCAACGTCCCGGGTGCCGGCGACAACTTCCTGGTTGTCGACGAGGACCGCACCGCCCGTCAGATCGCCGAGAAGCGTGCAGCGCGTGAGCGCAACGTCCGCTTCGCCCGCAAGGGTGTCCGGTTCTCCCTGGAGAACCTGGACGAGGCGCTCAAGGCCGGTCTGGTGCAGGAACTCAACCTCATCATCAAGGGCGACGCGTCCGGTTCGGTGGAGGCCCTCGAGGCCTCGCTGCTCCAGCTCGACGTCGGCGAAGAGGTCGACATCCGCGTCCTGCACCGCGGTGTGGGTGCGGTCACCGAGTCGGACATCGACCTGGCGACCGGCTCCGACGCGATCGTGATCGGGTTCAACGTCCGTGCGGCCGGTCGTGCCGCGCAGATGGCCGACCGCGAAGGTGTGGACGTCCGGTACTACTCGGTCATCTACCAGGCGATCGAAGAGATCGAAGCGGCCCTCAAGGGCATGCTCAAGCCGGAGTACGAAGAGGTCGAGCTCGGTACGGCGGAGATCCGCGAGATCTTCCGCTCGTCCAAGCTGGGCAACATCGCCGGTGTGCTGGTCCGCTCCGGCGAGGTCAAGCGCAACACCAAGGCGCGCCTGCTCCGCGATGGCAAGGTCATCTCGGAGAACCTCAACATCACCGGTCTGCGCCGCTTCAAGGACGACGTCACCGAGATCCGCGAAGGCTTCGAGGGTGGTATCAACCTCGGTAACTTCAACGACATCAAGATCGACGACGTCATCGCGACGTACGAGATGCGCGAGAAGCCGCGCGGCTAG